One Branchiostoma lanceolatum isolate klBraLanc5 chromosome 18, klBraLanc5.hap2, whole genome shotgun sequence DNA window includes the following coding sequences:
- the LOC136424624 gene encoding uncharacterized protein yields MQSTLQSQGTTLNNNVSSTQHSTTTTTTGTTDTNTTTEYLTTSKAGTTDQQMGNSSSTTIPAGTTQNTSTSTSNQLTSTMTTPSVTTTMEAVNKTTSLEMTSANFTSSHSTALSQNGTVVTATDAVTLSSPSTTTVLNGASQEMTSSSTTTTAINTTNTTTATTQDAVSNATTVGTVTPSVVPTVPPTSQVVATTQQPSTTVNTTVLSQGGTTAPPTSHGSLQPTDNTTIGGAVTSTTNVTTLQATSGVTSQVATLSANTTRITNTPVVTTQQTPSQATPTASTVTAAMSTSSTANSTTKATTLVPSTPSSVQTTTNTTTQAPTSRNTTTTPNTTVYGSTTTQSSVAPSTTTTQSNVLSTPIPTLPVQTTSTAPSTAISTTRKSTLAPENSSAVVSTTTLGTTLITNTTQSNGTTIPPASNTSTGPVTTSSTSTSLSTEESTTATVSNTTLMSSTSTSVVSSNTTVHITTAGNDNYTLSSAALQASTSETMTASNAPLSATTLTVNASLSDVSTSTLVTSPGPTASTNVSSDNVTSTDTTVSVTTPIASASPSAVFSNTTTLFTTTVTTVVSTYPNVKTTVSSTTTNANRFTKCYTLDYNPTKFNIDCIFVSKRYNHLSDRFNHFIKRDNEHS; encoded by the exons ATGCAGTCGACTTTACAAAGCCAGGGGacgactttaaacaataatgtGTCCTCGACACAACattcgacaacaacaacaacaacgggaACGACAGATACGAATACAACGACTGAATATCTTACAACGTCTAAGGCCGGCACCACAGATCAGCAAATGGGAAACAGCAGCTCAACTACAATTCCAGCGGGTACAACGCAGAATACTTCTACATCAACATCCAACCAGCTAACATCAACTATGACTACGCCGTCAGTTACAACAACTATGGAGGCAGTTAACAAGACTACTTCATTAGAGATGACGTCAGCGAATTTTACGTCATCTCATAGTACTGCACTGTCGCAAAACGGTACTGTCGTAACAGCTACGGATGCGGTGACGCTGTCCAGTCCGTCGACGACAACGGTGTTGAACGGTGCATCACaggaaatgacgtcatcatcaacaacaactaCAGCGATCAACACAACGAACACTACAACGGCAACAACCCAAGACGCGGTGTCCAACGCAACTACGGTGGGCACAGTTACACCATCAGTTGTACCAACGGTCCCACCAACAAGCCAAGTTGTTGCAACAACCCAACAACCCAGTACAACGGTGAATACAACCGTACTGTCGCAAGGGGGCACCACAGCACCACCAACAAGTCATGGAAGCTTACAACCGACCGACAACACTACGATAGGGGGCGCTGTAACATCAACGACCAATGTGACAACACTGCAGGCAACGAGTGGTGTTACTTCGCAGGTTGCAACGTTATCCGCGAACACCACTCGAATAACAAACACGCCCGTTGTAACTACCCAGCAAACTCCCTCGCAAGCGACACCGACTGCAAGTACAGTTACAGCGGCCATGAGTACATCATCTACAGCGAACTCGACAACAAAAGCCACAACGCTAGTTCCGAGTACACCGTCATCagtgcaaacaacaacaaacacaacaacacaagCACCGACAAGCCGCAATACAACCACTACACCTAATACAACGGTGTACGGCAGTACAACGACTCAAAGTTCGGTAGCTCCTTCAACCACAACGACTCAATCCAACGTTCTGAGCACCCCTATACCTACACTGCCGGTGCAAACCACATCCACTGCACCTAGCACGGCAATTAGCACGACCAGAAAAAGTACATTGGCACCGGAAAATTCTTCTGCTGTCGTAAGCACAACAACTCTTGGTACAACGTTGATTACAAATACCACCCAAAGCAATGGAACTACCATTCCACCAGCGTCAAATACTTCAACAGGTCCAGTTACAACCTCAAGTACAAGCACGTCTCTAAGTACTGAGGAGTCAACTACAGCGACGGTTTCAAATACAACGCTGATGTCCAGTACGTCTACAAGTGTTGTTTCGTCTAATACAACGGTTCATATTACAACCGCCGGCAACGACAACTATACACTTTCAAGTGCTGCACTGCAGGCAAGCACCTCTGAAACTATGACAGCGTCCAATGCACCACTTTCTGCGACAACTCTAACGGTCAATGCATCTTTGAGCGATGTATCTACTAGCACGTTAGTGACATCCCCTGGACCAACCGCTTCTACAAACGTCTCTTCAGACAACGTCACATCTACTGATACTACAGTTTCGGTTACAACACCGATAGCAAGTGCGTCGccaagtgctgtattttctaaTACAACGACCCTCTTTACAACCACCGTCACTACTGTTGTAAGCACctatccaaatgttaaaacaacgGTTTCCTCAACAACCACGAATGCAAAT CGTTTCACCAAGTGTTACACCCTTGACTACAACCCCACAAAGTTCAACATCGATTGTATCTTCGTCTCAAAACGCTACAACCACTTATCTGACCGTTTCAACCACTTCATCAAACGAGACAACGAGCATTCCTGA